The genomic region ACGAGTTCCGGTCGTGCCTGGCCGACCTGGCCCGTGTCCTGGAGGGCGCCGAGGGCGCCTACGTCCTGTCGGACCTGCGGTACCGCGACAACAAGGCGCTCTACTTCCGGTACGGCCAGTTCCTCGCCACCCACACCGTCGACGTCCTCGGCCGGCAGGTGCCGCACATCCTGGGACCGGACGGAACCGTCCCCGACGACCGGCGCCCCGGGTACGCCCAACCGTGGTGGGTTCCCTGGCCGTTCACCGACTGGAAGCCCGCCGACGACGAGGACGAGGACGACGGCCTGCTCGGCGGTCGGTTCCGGGTGACCGGTGCGCTCCAGTTCTCCAACAGCGGCGGGGTGTACAAGGCCGAGGACACGGCGGACGACGACCGGCCGGTGGTGCTCAAGGAGGCCCGTCCGCACACCAACATCAACCCGCGCCAGGACCACGACGCCGTGAACATCCTCGCCCGGGAGTGGATGTTCCTGAACCGGCTGGCCGGCGTCGGCTCGTATCCGGCTCCGATCGCCACGTTCTCGCACTGGGAGCACCACTACATAGCCGAGGAGTTCATCGACGGCTCCGACATCCGCTCGGTCCTGCTCGAACGCAACCCGCTCGCGCGGCCCGGGACCGACATCGAGCAGTCCCGGGAGTTCCTGAAGATCTTCATCGCCGTCTTCCGCGGACTGGCGCGTGCGATCCGGGCCGCCCACGAGCGCCAGGTGATCCTCGGTGACTTCACCCCCGCGAACCTGCTCATCGACCCCGACACCTACGCGGTGACCATCGTCGACCTGGAGGCGTGCCGGCTGGCCGAGGCCGGGGACGGCGACGGCGAGGCGCCGCTGGAGAAGCCGGTCGAGCTCTTCACCCCGGGTTTCAGCCTGTCCCGCAGCCGCTTCAAGGCGTTCGGAACGGAAGGCGACCTGTACGGCCTGGCGAACACCATGGCGTACTTCATCTTCCCGATCGCCGCGATGTCCTACCTGCGCGAGGACGTCCTCGACACCTACCGGATCTTCATCGACGACCTGGGCTGGCCGGAGCGGATCCACCGGTTGCTCACCGATCTGGCCCGGGCCCGGATCACCCTCGACGAGGTGCTCGAAGCCCTGGACGACGAGGCGGAGCTGCTCGGGCAGGTGGCGGCGCCGCCGCCGCGACCGGTCGTGGAGGAGCGGCTCGGGCTGGCGGAGGCCGAGGCCGGGGTGGCCGCGTTCGTCGACGCCGTCGCCGACACCGGCCGGGACACGCTCTTCCCCGTGGACCCCTTCGCGCACGTCACCAACCCGCTGAGCCTCGGATTCGGGGCGAGCGGCGTCCTGTGGTCGCTGAACGCCTCCGGTGTTCCGATCCGGCCCGAATGGCGGAGCTGGCTGCGCGAGAAGCTGGCCGGCATCGACGTGGCGGGGTACCCGGACGGCCTCATGAGCGGCCTGGCCGGCATCGCCTGGGCGGCCGACTCGCTCGGGCTGCGCACCGAGGCCAGGGAACTGCTGGCACACGCCAACCGGCGCGCGCCCGAGACCGGTGACCACACCTTCTACTACGGCCTCGCCGGGCTGGGGATGACCAATCTGCGCTTCTTCCTGCGCAGCCACGACCCGCGCGATCTCGCCGCCGCGTGGGACTGCGCGCGTACGCTGTGCGACTCCGCGCAGCGTGACGGCGGGAGGGCCTACTGGCTGAACGGATTCTCGACCGCGGAGCCGCTGACGGGCCTCGGCTTCGGACAGGCCGGTGTGGCGATGTTCCTGTTGCGGGCGCACCAGGTCACGGGGGAGGAAGGCTTCCTGCGGGTCGGGCGGGAGGCGCTCGCCTGGGAGATGGCCCATGCCAAGCCACTGGACGCCGCCGTCGAGGGCAGCCCGGTCATGTTCGAGCACGAAGGGACCATGGAGCCGTACATCGAGGTGGGGTCCGCCGGTGTGGTGCAGGTGCTGCTGCGCTACGGCGACATCGACTCCGCGCGAACGGTCCTGCGCGGGCTGGACGTCGGACACTCGGTGCTGCCGGGGTACGCCTTCGGCATGAGCGGGGTCGCCGACGCGCTGCTGGACGCGGCCCGGTTCACCGGCGACCGTTCGTACCGTGACACCGCGCTGCGCCAGCTCGACTTCGTCCGGAAGGTGTTCCTGTTCGAACCCGCCGAGCACTTCGCGGTGCCGCGCCGTGACGGGCAGAGCCTGCTGGGCGTCCCCGGCGAGGGGCTGCTGCGCTGCTCCACCGACTACCTGACCGGCTCCGCGGGCGTGCTGCGGGTACTCCACCGCGTGAACCACGGGGGCCCGGCCGACTTCCTGCTGGACGAGGCGACGCGGTGAACCAGCTGTGGCACACCCTGCGGGGTCACCGGGCCCAGTTCGCCGTGATCGTGGCCGCCGAGGCGACCATGGGCGGGCTCGAGGCCCTGCTGCACCCGCTGCTGCTCAAGGCGCTGTTCGACCAGGCGATCCTGACCGCGGACTTCCGCAGGTTCCTCGTCCTCGGCGGCTGCTACCTGCTGCTCGGCCTGACCCTCAACCTCGCAGGCTACTGGGTGTCCTGGTGGCGCAAGCGGTACGAGAACGCGTTCACGCTGGTGCTGGAGACGGAGCTGTTGGGCCGCACGCTCGGCCTCGACGGCCGAAAGGTGTCGGAGGCCGGAAACGCCTCCTATGTCAGCCGCATCCACAACGACGTCTCCGAGGGCGTCCTGCCTGCCGTGGACGTCTGCATCCGCATCGCCCGGCAGACGGTCGCCTCGGTCGTCTTCCTCGGCGTGCTGCTGTACCTGTCCTGGCAGGCCAGCCTCATCCTGCTGGTCATCGTGCCGCCGCTGGTGCTCGTGAGCAACCGGCTGGCCAAGCGGATCGAGGACAAC from Streptomyces sp. NBC_00190 harbors:
- the lanKC gene encoding class III lanthionine synthetase LanKC is translated as MRNERWVYRFLFAWNDTLFFDPLDVSYEPRADHFLAGLDEQVRARFVRSGIWWSHRHNPDLPTQGWKIHVSASQRNVHEVAASVIGHLVPRGIDFKIALDLNVFEMLNSKAMSRGSGGKLVTVYPRDDDEFRSCLADLARVLEGAEGAYVLSDLRYRDNKALYFRYGQFLATHTVDVLGRQVPHILGPDGTVPDDRRPGYAQPWWVPWPFTDWKPADDEDEDDGLLGGRFRVTGALQFSNSGGVYKAEDTADDDRPVVLKEARPHTNINPRQDHDAVNILAREWMFLNRLAGVGSYPAPIATFSHWEHHYIAEEFIDGSDIRSVLLERNPLARPGTDIEQSREFLKIFIAVFRGLARAIRAAHERQVILGDFTPANLLIDPDTYAVTIVDLEACRLAEAGDGDGEAPLEKPVELFTPGFSLSRSRFKAFGTEGDLYGLANTMAYFIFPIAAMSYLREDVLDTYRIFIDDLGWPERIHRLLTDLARARITLDEVLEALDDEAELLGQVAAPPPRPVVEERLGLAEAEAGVAAFVDAVADTGRDTLFPVDPFAHVTNPLSLGFGASGVLWSLNASGVPIRPEWRSWLREKLAGIDVAGYPDGLMSGLAGIAWAADSLGLRTEARELLAHANRRAPETGDHTFYYGLAGLGMTNLRFFLRSHDPRDLAAAWDCARTLCDSAQRDGGRAYWLNGFSTAEPLTGLGFGQAGVAMFLLRAHQVTGEEGFLRVGREALAWEMAHAKPLDAAVEGSPVMFEHEGTMEPYIEVGSAGVVQVLLRYGDIDSARTVLRGLDVGHSVLPGYAFGMSGVADALLDAARFTGDRSYRDTALRQLDFVRKVFLFEPAEHFAVPRRDGQSLLGVPGEGLLRCSTDYLTGSAGVLRVLHRVNHGGPADFLLDEATR